The segment ACAGTTATTGCGTCGACTTTGAGTGTCGGCTGACCAACTCCAACCGGCACATTTTGTCCATCTTTCGAGCATGTGCCAACACCAGGATCTAACTTTAAGTCATTGCCGACCATAGATACTTTTTTCAACACTGTTGGACCGTCACCAATTAGTGTTGCTCCTTTGACTGGCTGTGTAATTTTGCCATTTTCTATTAGGTAAGCTTCCGAAGATGAAAAAACAAATTTTCCTGACGTTATATCAACCTGTCCACCACCGAAATTTACTGCATATAGACCTTTCTTTACGCTAGATATTATTTCCTCCGGTGTATGTTTTCCAGGCAGCATATAGGTGTTTGTCATGCGCGGCATAATAACTTCTTTATAACTTTCTCTTCTACCATTACCAGTTGGATTTACACCCATGAGTTTAGCGTTCATATGATCCTGCATGTATCCTTTGAGGATCCCATTCTCTATCAATATATTATAACTGGGTGGAGTGCCTTCATCGTCTACGCTGATAGAGCCACGCAAATTAGGCAGAGTTCCGTCATCAACTACTGTGATGTCACTAGCTGCTACTTGTTTACCCACAGAATTTGAAAATGCTGAGACCCCTTTGCGATTAAAATCGCCCTCAAGTCCATGACCCACAGCTTCGTGTAACAATATTCCTGGCCAGCCTGAACCTAAAACGACTGTCATTTCTCCAGCTGGAGTTGGAATTGCTTCAAGATTTACCAGTGCTTGTTCTAACGCTTGGTTTGCAACTTCTTTCCACTTTTTCTCAGAAATAAACTTACTATAAGAGTCCCTTCCACCATGCCCTGCAGAACCTCTTTCGGTACGGCCATCTTTTTCTACAATAACTAGCACATTAAAACGTACCAGAGGCCTGATATCGCTTAATCTGTGATCACCCTTTATTATTTGTACAACTTGCCATTCTCCACTTAGAGTTATTTTTACTTGCTTCACGCAGTTATTTTTGGACCTTACATACTCATTAACCTCATTGAGTAGCTTAATCTTTGAATTCAGATCCATTTCATTTATAGGGTTAATCCTCGAATATAGGCTTTTTGTCTCTTCGTTTAAATTTATTGAATTTGTCTTGTTTAAAGACACTGAGCTTTTTACCATAGAAGCAGCATTACTAATTTCTTTTTCGCTGATCTCAGAAGAACAAACGAAAGATGTACTATCCTCACAAAAAGACCTTAAACCAAATCCCCTTCTAGTATTCAAGTCCATGTGTTTTAATATGTTATCCTCAAAAAGCAGGGACTCCGACTGGCAAAATTCTAGAAACAGCTCACCACCATCGCTATTGCTCAAAGCGTTATTGACTATTTTATATACGTTATTAATATTAACATTGTTTTGAGCGAAAAATATTTGATCTAGATTTGGCATTACCTTTGAACTAAAAATTGTTTAAGTATATTATTTAACTTTAACATAGTAAACTATAAAAAGCCCGGGTGGCGGAATTGGTAGACGCGCTAGCTTCAGGTGCTAGTAACTTTTTAAGTTGTGGAAGTTCAAGTCTTCTCTCGGGCACTCTTAGCTTCCATATTGCTTGTTGAATTAATTAATGCTATAACATAATGTATTAGGTAATATTTATGCTATGTACAGTGAAAAAGATAAGTTAGCCTACAGAAAGAAGGTACGAACTTACTCGAAACGCTTAGTTACTACACTATCTACTATCTCTTTTATTGGATACATAGCGGCATTGGTCTTAAATATTCCTGTCTTAAGTCTGTATTTTAGTATTGCCGGCACTATATTCAGTGCACTTTCGTTTGCTTTAAATATATGGTCACTAAATGATCATTTCCTACAGAAGCAACTTGGTGTAGCAGGACAAAAAAAACTAACAAAGATCTGTCTTGATATTACATCTAACGTTTCGTTTTTAATAGGAGGAATTGCATCTATATTGCCTCTCGAATCTTCTATCATTCCTTTTGTTTCTACTGCCTTTTTTATTCTAGGCTGTGCCTTTATGGCAACTAATATCGTTCGGACTATGATTAGTGAATCACAGGCAGAAAAATCTACTGATGACCACTCCCGAGCTGCAGGAGCAGCTTAAGTATTAACTTATACAGGAATATTAGCTATATCATTCCACTGAAGGAAGCCATTCAAAAGAGTTCAACGTAATTAGCATTAAAAAAGTATAAGAGAATTTAAAGCTTAGTGGTAAATAGGGGACTGAGTATCCTCATTTCAACATCAATTACTTGAATAGTTGCTCAAGCTATCAAAATAAAAATTTTTATTCAGTAATTTGTGTATAAAGAGTATTATTTTACTAGTAGTGAAATAAATCAGAATGAAGTCTATTTTATTAACGAGGCCTTTATTGGACTCATTCAATACAAGAAATATATTGAGAAAGTATGGATACAAAGTTTTTATAGAACCAGTATTCACAATAAAGTACTTAAATCCTGATATATCTGCGTACGAATTTGATGTTGTGATATCTACAAGTAAAAACAGTGTAAAGGCTTTTAGTCAAATATGCAAAGAGGATGACTTTCCGATTATTACAGTTGGTAATTCAACCATGCAGGCTGCAAAAAATTTGGGATTTTCTGATATAATCTCAGCAGACAGCAACGTTGATGGTCTGATATCATTCATAAAAGCTCATTATTCAAACGCAATAAAGTTCTTGTATATAAGGGGACAAGAAGTATCATGTGACCTAAAAAAGAGATTATCTGAGGAAGATTTTAACGTAAGAGAAGTTGTACTCTATAAAACAATTATTAAAAGGAGTCTAACTAATAGGTGTAAAAATTTGCTGTTGGATGGTAAAATTGATAGTGTTGCTTTTTTTTCCTCACAGACAGCAAGGGTATTTTGTTCATTAGTTCTAAAAAGTGGGCTATCTCATGTGATGAATAATACAGTTGCATATACCATGAGTAAAAACATTGCTGATAGTTTAAAGTTAATCAAATGGAAAAAAATTATAACATCGAGGTTGCCTACAGGGGAGAGTTTAATTGATATAATTAATAAGGATTGTTGATGCTAAAGATTGCAACTTGGAATGTAAACTCCATACGTAAAAGAGTTAACCAACTTTGTAGTTTTATAGTTGACAGTCAGATAGATATAATTTTGCTGCAAGAGATAAAATGTACGGAAGAGCAATTTCCTTATGCGGAGATAGAAAAGTTAGGATATGAATATGCTATCTATGGAAAAGTTGCAAGAAATGGCGTTTGTGTTTTATCTAAATATCCGATACTGGAGAAGTTTAAAATTGACATTGTGGAAAGTCATCAAGAAGCACGTTATATAGAGTGCGTGATAAAGTATACCAATAGTAAGATAAGGGTAGGAAGTGTATACGTGCCAAACGGTCAAAGCCCGGACTCTCACGCATTTGAATATAAACTCAAGTTTTTTGATAACCTATATGAAAGGATGAGCACTTTGTTGAAGAATGAAGAGTTAACTATTATAGCTGGCGATTATAATGTTGCACTGGATGAAATTGATGTTTTTGATTCAAATTTATTGAATGGCCAAGTGTGCTTTCATATAAAAGAACGTGAGAAGTTAAGAGCAATCTTGAATCTTGGGTTTAAAGACGCGTTTAGAGTATCTTACCCAGATTTGCAACAATTCACTTGGTGGCATTATCAAGGCAATTCACTCAGAAATAATCAAGGAATGCGAATAGATTATATGCTATTATCGCCACAAGCTGTAGATAAATTGGAAACATGTTACACAGATGATAGATTGCGTAAGCTAGAAAATCCATCTGATCATACTCCTGTTGTATGCGTTATAGAATAATAGTAGATCTCTTACACAACTCACTTTTTGGCAAACTTAGGTAGTCTTACTTGGTTGCTGCACTGTGGTTTTTTGCTGATCTAAAGTAACTTGTTTAAGTACAGTAGACTGCTTACTTTCTTCGTTTTCCCTGTTGTTTCTCTGGGAAATTTGCTCAGGGACAGGTTGTTGTTCACTCTTTTCATTTTCCTGGGAAACTTTCTCAGAAACAGAAATAAGTTGCTCACTTCCTTTAGCTTTCTTGACTGAGGTTCCTAAAATTTTATTGATACCATCGCTAATTTCATTATCCCATTCTTTTCTTTCCTTTTCATCTCGTGGGTCATATAAAGTACCTTTTTTATTATTTGAAAAAAGAACTTCAACTCCTCTCTTTACGGCAAATATTGTGCCGAAAGCAGTAAGAGCTACTCCGAGTGTAGTAGGACCAAAAATTAACATTGGAATAGTGGAAAGAAGGACAGGAAAAAAGATCTTGCTTAAGAACGTTGTTGCCATCTCTTCATCACTGAGCGGTGGCTCATCCTCCTCTTTTTTATCTTTACTTAAGAATGGTATTTTTTCTTTCATCCCATTCATAAAAGAGCTAAAAAAGTTTTTAGGATTTACCTTTATTCCAAACAGCCACCCGGGAAGCTTTATGAATGAATCTTTAGCTTCTGTACCCCGTATATCAGCTACACACTTAGCTACTACTTTTTCTATTTTACCATTCTTTAAATTCTCTTCATTAGCTAAATTTTCTTCTCTAATTTTTTCAAATATGGAAAGTAAAAGCTGACAAAAGTTTTCTTCACTTAGTAACTTTATATCTTCTTGATTAATATTATTGAATATACCTTCATGATTTTTTGATATAAAAGTAAAAATTTTCTTTTCATTTCTATTCTGTAATCGCTTTAATTGTTTGTTTAATGACTCCAGATCACGATGTAATTTTTGTTTTTCTTTATCTGAAAGTTCTTCTTTCAATTTCTGTTTCTTCTTTTCTCTTTCCTGTTTCGTTTGCTTTTCTAGATTTTCTGGATTTTTTAAAGTATCTAGGAAAGCACGATAGATTGCCTGATATTCCTCTTTTTCAAAAATTTTCTCATCTTTGTTAGTTACCTGATTTGAAGGTTCCAAATTCTTTGTTTGTGGAGTTAATATTTTTGTCATAACTGAGTTACTCACATTTACTATACTTCAATTGTAGCATATTTTTCATATTAATTCAAATAATCTATACTCTTAGAATCCACGATGTTTAAGTCATAATTAAGAGCCCAGTTGTCGCCAACTTTTATTTCTACTTCAAGTGGTATAGAAATTTCTACTACACCTTCCATTATATTTTTCACAAGTTTTGCTGTTTCTCGCACTCTGCTCTCTTCCACTTCAACAAGCAATTCGTCATGAACCTGGAGGATTATTTTACCTACTTTCAATTGGTCAAAAAGCTGAATTGTCGCACGTTTTATTATATCAGCGGCGGTGCCTTGCAGTGGTGCGTTTATTGCTGCCCTTTCTGCAAATTGTCTTATATAAGGAATTGTATTGTTTATGTCTCTTACAAAGCATCTCCTGCCAAACAAAGTTTCTACATAACCTTGCAATCTTGCGATAGACACTGCTTTTTTCATATAGGCCTTTATTTCTGGGTAACAGTAAAAATAGTAATTAATGTATTCAGCAGCTTCCGCAATGGTAATTCCAAGCCGCTTTGCAAGACCAAATGGGCTAATGCCATATATAATTCCAAAATTGATGGATTTTGCTTTGCGTCTTAATTGCTCATCTATTTCTTGCACTCCAAAAACTTGCCTAGCGGTGATCTCATGAATATCTTGTCCGTTTGCAAAAGCTTCTTTAAATGCTGCAACGTCTGCAACGTGTGCCAGGAGTCTCAATTCTATTTGCGAATAGTCAGCAGAAATTATCTTATGCCCTTTTGGCGCAATAAATGCTTGTCTGATAAGATTTCCCTCTTCGCTTCTGATAGGAATGTTCTGTAAATTAGGATTGCTGGAGCTCAGCCTTCCAGTTGCAGTTGCAGTCGTTGAAAAGCTTGTGTGTATTCTACCATCAAGTGGATCAACTTGCTTTATTAATGCATCAGTGTAGGTGCCTTTTAATTTACTTAAATGTCGCCAATTTAAGATTTTACTTGCGATTTCTACCCCTTCTTCTTCGAGTGCCTCTAGAACTTCATAATTGGTGCTATACGATCCAGATTTTTTTGACTTTTTCTTTTTATTAAGCCCCATTTTGTTGAACAAAACATCACTTAATTGTTTTGGCGAAGCAATATTAAATCTTTCTCCTGCCAAATTATATATCTCATCTTCAAGCACGGCAATTACCTGCTGAAATTTATCGGACAGCTCCTGTAATTTTTGTATGTTCAGTAATATCCCATTTTTCTCCATATCAAATATTACTTTCATAAGTGGCTTATCGAAGCGCTCGTAAATTGTGAACAATTTTTCCTGAAATAACCTTTGCTTTAGCTTTTCATGAATTGCTATTAAAGTTTTTGCCGAGAAAATTTCTGCATTTTCACTCAAATTATGCGCAACTATGTTTGGAATACTGTGATCATGCTTTCCTGTATCCAAGCTATACGACATTATCATCAAATCATCAACTGAATCTAACATCTTCTCTACTGCAGGGAAGATTTTCCTGATCTCTTTAATGTTATGTATTATTTTAAGCACCCCATTTGAGAGCAAAGTTGAGTTAATTATAATGAGTGCATCTTGTATGCTGTCTTGCTCTATATAAAAAATATTACTTTCGCTATAAGATAGACTTAATACATTGTTTTCAAGGTGGCAATGAATTGCAATTTTGCCTTCATATCTACAATGCTCCAAAAATTTCTCTAACTCTTCACTACTATACTCTATTTTTTCTTCTGTGCTGGATCCATTGTAAGAAAAAAGCTTTTCCATTTTACCTATTAAGGAATTGAATTCATACTTCTTTAAAAAGGATAATAGTTTCTCCATATTTGGAGAATGGACTTCATATTTTGCAATATCATGTTGAAGGTCTACTTTTTCGCATAGTGATAAAAGTTCTCTTGAAATCAATGCTTTTTCCTTATGTTCGGTAAGAATATTACGAATCCTCGTTTGCTCGATGTTATCAATGTTCTCTATAATATTATTCAATGAATCAAATTCATCTAATAATTTAGTGGCAGTTTTTGGGCCTATTCCTGGAACTCCTGGAATGTTATCGGATGCATCACCAGTTAGAGAAAATAAATCAAGAAGCTTGTGTGAGTTTACACCAAATTTTTCTACTATTTGTTTTTCATCTATATATATATTTTTAATGGGGTCGAATATTAAAATATTGTGGTTCAAGAGTTGAAACAAATCTTTATCTGATGAAACGACTACCACTTTAAAGTCTTGGTGGTTGGCGTATTTTGCAGCTAGTGTTGCGATTATGTCATCTGCTTCATAACCTTCAATTTCTTCATAGCTGAGGTTAAAAGCTTCTACCGCTTCCCTCAGTATGGTGAACTGTGGAGTTAGATCCTCAGGAGGCGTTACTCTATTCGCTTTGTACTCAGGATATAAATTGTGCCTAAAATTCTTTTTCCCTGCATCAAGTGCTATAGTTAAGTAGTCCGAATGGGCAATGTACTTAAGAACCATATTCAGAAAGCCATATACACCACCTATTGGCATTCCTGTTGTGGTAATTAAGTGAGGTAGTACATAGTAAGCTCTGAAAAGAAAACCATAGCCATCGATGATTGTGAAAGTTTTTTCTTTCATTGTAGATATTTATGCGTGCTTTTGATGGTCCACTATTTAGCTGAGAAAATCAAGTTTTTGTTTTTCTGCTTTTGAGCGTTGTAAGAGATTTTACCGAAAATAGCATTCATGATGGGGATGTACACATATGTAATATCAAAACCTAGTAGAAGAAATTCATATTTTACCCAATCGAAGCGGGGAAATGTATTTCTCACCCGAATTCTGGATTAGAGATTAAAAAAACAAGAATATCAATAGCTTATTGTTTTAGCATTTACGATAAAGCAGTAAGTATTTCAAGATTAGTTACTAATTTAGTAAAATTCAAGAATTTCAATAGTTTAGCTATTTTAAATGAAATCAAATCTGTGTCAAGTAGGTAATAAATCGCTATTTTTAAATTTGATCAAATTTAATTAAAAAAGTCAAGACTTTCAATGATTTACCTAAAATCTAATCCAGAATTCGGGTTAATAGTGAGAATTGGTATTAGCATAGATCCCGCTAACACGTAGCGGGATGACGAGCTTATCGTCATGCCACCGCGAACCGTCATACCGCGAATGAATCGCGGTATCTCTTAGCCGCTAACAAGCAGCGGCATGACGGTTGTCAGGCCAGCGCCCCTATGATGTCATTCAAGTAGCTGACACTGGTTCCTTTATGACGGCAGTGCCCCTATGGTGTCATTTCAGTGCCCTGACTACTTGGATCCAGGAAAAAGAATGGTGTCATCCCAGTAGCTGACACTGGTTCCTTTATGATGGTGTCATCCCAGTGCCCAGACACTGGGATCCAGGAATTTTGATTGGACACTGGGTTGGTAAGCATAAAAGTGTTATGTTAAAACACAACGTTCTTGATGGAATCATATGGAAAACTAGATCCCAGTGTCTGGGCACTGGGATGACAAAGGAGAGCAGTGTCAAGCACTGGAATGACACCCTTTACGGGCTCTTAAATTACAACTATAAATGTTTAAGAAATTTACCAAATAAAAAAAAGGCAAAAAAAGCCCTGGGGTTATTATCCGCTTTAAAATATTGGCGTTTTTTATGTTTTAAACGCTTGACAAGCAAGATTAAGCTGCTTTTAAATGCAACTAACCTTAGCTTTAATATTTAAGAAATTTACCAGGCAGAAAAAAAAGGCATAGAAAACCCGCAGTAGCTAGTTATTCACTCTCTATTTTAAAATTTGACGTTGGGTGATGTCTTGAACGCTTTATAGGCGCGTTTCAGCTTATATAGGTAAAAACCTAGAAATTTGATAAAGACATAAGGTACACATAGTGCAAAAAATTAAGCATAGTACGCCAAATACAAGTTTTCTTGTCGTTTTAATCTGCACAGATTGCGAAGTTAAATGAAATAGCTTCACTGTCATGATAAGGGAGCTGGCGAAGGGTGTCAAGGAAGTTTTTTCGTTTCTATTCCCAATAAAAGTTCATTATATGGTTATGCAAGAAGTCTACTGATGGCTTTCAAAGCAGTTGAGCTTAATTATTAGAGTAGTAATGTTTATTTTTATATTGACTATTGAGGTTTATTATTTTATAACTAAAAACTTAGTTATTTTAATGAGCTTGAGTTTATAACATATGCCTACGATAAATCAATTAATACGTAAGGGTAGATTAGGATTGACCCATAAGAAAAAGGTACCAGCTTTGGGAGAAAGCAACCCTCAAAGGAGAGGTGTTTGCACTAAGGTGTATACTACAACTCCTAGGAAGCCTAACTCAGCACTCCGTAAAGTAGCCAGAGTAAAAATTAGTGGGTATGGTGAAGTGACAGCTTATATACCTGGTGAAGGTCATAATTTACAAGAGCACTCTGTTGTTTTGATACGTGGTGGGCGGGTTAAAGACTTGCCAGGTGTGCGTTATCACATAATAAGAGGTGCCCTTGATCTCCGTGGTGTGCAAAATCGAAAGAAAGCTCGTTCAAAATATGGTGTAAAGAAATCTGGTTAAAGTTTATGGCTCGTCGGAATAAAGCAAAAAAAAGAGAAATAAGTCCTGATTCGCGTTACGGCAGTGTTTTGCTGATGCGTTTCATTAATACAATCATGAAATCTGGTAAAAAATCTACTGCAGAAAAGATTATCTATGACGCTTTGTCTTTAGCTGAAAAGAAAATAGGCGAAGGTGGGTTATCAATTTTTGAAACAGCAGTAGGAAATGTTACTCCTTCTATAGAAGTGCGTTCTCGACGCATTGGTGGTGCAACTTATCAAGTGCCTGTTGAAGTTCGACAAGATAGAGCGGTTTCTTTAGCGTTAAGGTGGATTGCTAAAGCAACTTCTGCTGCTCGAAAAAAGAGTGGAAAAACCACTGTTGATTGTTTGCAATCTGAAATACTGGATGCTTATAATAAACGCGGTGGTGCGTTTAAGATGTGCGAAGAAAAATATAAAATGGCTGAAGCTAATAAGGCATTTTCTCATCTTCGTTTTTAATGTTAGCTAATTAATTGTGATATGGAAATTGGGATATCTAAATACAGAAATATAGGGATAATGGCTCACATAGATGCTGGTAAGACTACCACAACAGAGCGTATTTTATTTTATACTGGTAAGCAAAATAGAATTGGTGAAGTGCACGATGGTGCAGCTTCTATGGATTGGATGGAGCAGGAAAAAGAGCGTGGTATTACAATCACATCTGCTGCAACAACATGTTTTTGGAATGGTCATAGGGTCAATATAATAGACACTCCTGGTCACGTTGATTTCACTATTGAAGTTGAGAGATCTTTAAGGGTTTTGGATGGTGCAGTTGCTGTATTTGATGGAGTTGCTGGAGTTGAACCTCAATCTGAGACAGTTTGGCGTCAAGCTGATAAATATAGCGTTCCTCGTATCTGCTTTGTTAATAAGATGGATAGAATAGGGGCAAATTTTTATCGATGTGTTGATATGATAAAGACGAAGCTTGGTGCAGCACCTTTAGTTGTTTATTTACCAATAGGGAGTGAGAAAGATTTCAAAGGTATAATTGACCTTATTTCTATGAAAGCCATTATATGGCAAGAAGAAACGTTGGGCGCTAAATTTTCTTATGAAGATATTCCTTCTGATTTGCTTGATAAGGCTCAAGAATATCGAAATCTTTTATTAGATGCTGCAGCTGAGATGGATGATGAAGCGATGAATACTTACTTTGAGTCTAATGATTTGCCAGTGGATTTACTGAAAAAATGCGTGAGAAATGGGACCATTAAAGGAAAATTTGTTCCTGTATTATGTGGATCAGCTTTTAAAAACAAAGGCGTACAACCACTTTTAGATGGTGTGGTTGACTTTTTACCTTCTCCTATTGATGTTGATGTAATTGTTGGAATTGATCCTAAAGATTTAGAAAAGAAAATTGAGGTCAAACCTTCAGAAAAAGAGAAATTTGTTGCTCTTGCATTTAAAGTGATGACGGATAAATTTGTAGGCAGCTTGACGTTTATCCGTATTTATTCTGGTAAATTAAAGTCTAAATCTACCGTTTCAAATGCGTTAAAAAACGAAACTGAAGGGATTGGCAGAATGTTACTTATGCATGCAAACAACCGAGAAGATATAACTGAGGCTAGGGCTGGAGATATAGTTGCTTTAGTTGGGCTAAAGAAAACAACCACCGGAGATACTTTATGTTCTGTTGATTTTCCTATATTATTGGAGCGTATGGAATTTCCTGAGCCTGTTATTGAAATTGCTGTGGAACCTAAAACCACTTCAGATCAGGAAAAATTAGGTATTGCTCTAAATAGGTTGGTTGCAGAAGATCCTTCTTTGAGAATGTCAGTAAATGCGGAAAGCGGCCAGACTATATTGAAAGGCATGGGTGAGCTCCATCTTGAGATTATTGTTGATAGAATGAAGCGCGAGTTTAACGTTGAGGCTAACGTCGGTGCTCCTCAGGTTGCATATCGTGAAACGATCACTAAATCTGTTGAAATTGATTACACTCATAAAAAACAATCTGGTGGAGCTGGTCAGTTTGCTAAGGTTAAAATAAAATTTGAACCTCTTGAGCCTGGTTCTGGGTTTCAATTTGAAAGTAAAATTGTAGGTGGTGCTATTCCAAAAGAGTATATTCCTGGGGTAGAAAATGGCTTGGAGTTGATAAAAGAAGGTGGTATAATTTCGGGATTTCCGTTGATTGATTTTAAGGCTACCCTTCTTGATGGTGCTTTTCATGAGGTTGATTCTAGTCCTTTAGCTTTTGAACTTGCTGCTAAAGGTGCTTTTAAAGAGATGGCAAATAAAGCTGGTCCAAAAATGCTGGAGCCTATAATGAAAGTTGAAATCATTACTCCTGAAGAATATATGGGTGATGTTATGGGTGATATAAATAGTAGAAGAGGAAATGTTGCTGATATGCTCGATTTAGGTAATAATAGTAAAATAATTACTGCTTCGGTACCTCTTGCAAATACGTTTGGTTATATCAACGTTTTGCGTTCTATGTCTCAGGGAAGGGCGCAGTATAGTATGCATTTTTCTTGTTATGAGCAAGTGCCACAATATGTGGTTGATGAGTTAAAGTTAAAGTATAATTAAGGGTAATAATTATGACAGCAGTAGTGGAAGCATTTGGAAAGCCGCATGTAAATGTGGGAACAATAGGACATGTGGATCATGGGAAGACAACGTTGACAGCGGCGATAACGAAGCATTATGGAAATTTTGTAGCGTATGATCAGATAGATAAAGCGCCAGAAGAAAGGAAGAGGGGGATAACGATAGCAACAGC is part of the Wolbachia endosymbiont (group A) of Anomoia purmunda genome and harbors:
- the tldD gene encoding metalloprotease TldD, which encodes MPNLDQIFFAQNNVNINNVYKIVNNALSNSDGGELFLEFCQSESLLFEDNILKHMDLNTRRGFGLRSFCEDSTSFVCSSEISEKEISNAASMVKSSVSLNKTNSINLNEETKSLYSRINPINEMDLNSKIKLLNEVNEYVRSKNNCVKQVKITLSGEWQVVQIIKGDHRLSDIRPLVRFNVLVIVEKDGRTERGSAGHGGRDSYSKFISEKKWKEVANQALEQALVNLEAIPTPAGEMTVVLGSGWPGILLHEAVGHGLEGDFNRKGVSAFSNSVGKQVAASDITVVDDGTLPNLRGSISVDDEGTPPSYNILIENGILKGYMQDHMNAKLMGVNPTGNGRRESYKEVIMPRMTNTYMLPGKHTPEEIISSVKKGLYAVNFGGGQVDITSGKFVFSSSEAYLIENGKITQPVKGATLIGDGPTVLKKVSMVGNDLKLDPGVGTCSKDGQNVPVGVGQPTLKVDAITVGGTEI
- a CDS encoding uroporphyrinogen-III synthase, whose product is MKSILLTRPLLDSFNTRNILRKYGYKVFIEPVFTIKYLNPDISAYEFDVVISTSKNSVKAFSQICKEDDFPIITVGNSTMQAAKNLGFSDIISADSNVDGLISFIKAHYSNAIKFLYIRGQEVSCDLKKRLSEEDFNVREVVLYKTIIKRSLTNRCKNLLLDGKIDSVAFFSSQTARVFCSLVLKSGLSHVMNNTVAYTMSKNIADSLKLIKWKKIITSRLPTGESLIDIINKDC
- a CDS encoding exodeoxyribonuclease III, encoding MLKIATWNVNSIRKRVNQLCSFIVDSQIDIILLQEIKCTEEQFPYAEIEKLGYEYAIYGKVARNGVCVLSKYPILEKFKIDIVESHQEARYIECVIKYTNSKIRVGSVYVPNGQSPDSHAFEYKLKFFDNLYERMSTLLKNEELTIIAGDYNVALDEIDVFDSNLLNGQVCFHIKEREKLRAILNLGFKDAFRVSYPDLQQFTWWHYQGNSLRNNQGMRIDYMLLSPQAVDKLETCYTDDRLRKLENPSDHTPVVCVIE
- the polA gene encoding DNA polymerase I, giving the protein MKEKTFTIIDGYGFLFRAYYVLPHLITTTGMPIGGVYGFLNMVLKYIAHSDYLTIALDAGKKNFRHNLYPEYKANRVTPPEDLTPQFTILREAVEAFNLSYEEIEGYEADDIIATLAAKYANHQDFKVVVVSSDKDLFQLLNHNILIFDPIKNIYIDEKQIVEKFGVNSHKLLDLFSLTGDASDNIPGVPGIGPKTATKLLDEFDSLNNIIENIDNIEQTRIRNILTEHKEKALISRELLSLCEKVDLQHDIAKYEVHSPNMEKLLSFLKKYEFNSLIGKMEKLFSYNGSSTEEKIEYSSEELEKFLEHCRYEGKIAIHCHLENNVLSLSYSESNIFYIEQDSIQDALIIINSTLLSNGVLKIIHNIKEIRKIFPAVEKMLDSVDDLMIMSYSLDTGKHDHSIPNIVAHNLSENAEIFSAKTLIAIHEKLKQRLFQEKLFTIYERFDKPLMKVIFDMEKNGILLNIQKLQELSDKFQQVIAVLEDEIYNLAGERFNIASPKQLSDVLFNKMGLNKKKKSKKSGSYSTNYEVLEALEEEGVEIASKILNWRHLSKLKGTYTDALIKQVDPLDGRIHTSFSTTATATGRLSSSNPNLQNIPIRSEEGNLIRQAFIAPKGHKIISADYSQIELRLLAHVADVAAFKEAFANGQDIHEITARQVFGVQEIDEQLRRKAKSINFGIIYGISPFGLAKRLGITIAEAAEYINYYFYCYPEIKAYMKKAVSIARLQGYVETLFGRRCFVRDINNTIPYIRQFAERAAINAPLQGTAADIIKRATIQLFDQLKVGKIILQVHDELLVEVEESRVRETAKLVKNIMEGVVEISIPLEVEIKVGDNWALNYDLNIVDSKSIDYLN
- the rpsL gene encoding 30S ribosomal protein S12, with the protein product MPTINQLIRKGRLGLTHKKKVPALGESNPQRRGVCTKVYTTTPRKPNSALRKVARVKISGYGEVTAYIPGEGHNLQEHSVVLIRGGRVKDLPGVRYHIIRGALDLRGVQNRKKARSKYGVKKSG
- the rpsG gene encoding 30S ribosomal protein S7, producing the protein MARRNKAKKREISPDSRYGSVLLMRFINTIMKSGKKSTAEKIIYDALSLAEKKIGEGGLSIFETAVGNVTPSIEVRSRRIGGATYQVPVEVRQDRAVSLALRWIAKATSAARKKSGKTTVDCLQSEILDAYNKRGGAFKMCEEKYKMAEANKAFSHLRF
- the fusA gene encoding elongation factor G codes for the protein MEIGISKYRNIGIMAHIDAGKTTTTERILFYTGKQNRIGEVHDGAASMDWMEQEKERGITITSAATTCFWNGHRVNIIDTPGHVDFTIEVERSLRVLDGAVAVFDGVAGVEPQSETVWRQADKYSVPRICFVNKMDRIGANFYRCVDMIKTKLGAAPLVVYLPIGSEKDFKGIIDLISMKAIIWQEETLGAKFSYEDIPSDLLDKAQEYRNLLLDAAAEMDDEAMNTYFESNDLPVDLLKKCVRNGTIKGKFVPVLCGSAFKNKGVQPLLDGVVDFLPSPIDVDVIVGIDPKDLEKKIEVKPSEKEKFVALAFKVMTDKFVGSLTFIRIYSGKLKSKSTVSNALKNETEGIGRMLLMHANNREDITEARAGDIVALVGLKKTTTGDTLCSVDFPILLERMEFPEPVIEIAVEPKTTSDQEKLGIALNRLVAEDPSLRMSVNAESGQTILKGMGELHLEIIVDRMKREFNVEANVGAPQVAYRETITKSVEIDYTHKKQSGGAGQFAKVKIKFEPLEPGSGFQFESKIVGGAIPKEYIPGVENGLELIKEGGIISGFPLIDFKATLLDGAFHEVDSSPLAFELAAKGAFKEMANKAGPKMLEPIMKVEIITPEEYMGDVMGDINSRRGNVADMLDLGNNSKIITASVPLANTFGYINVLRSMSQGRAQYSMHFSCYEQVPQYVVDELKLKYN